A part of Solibacillus sp. FSL H8-0538 genomic DNA contains:
- a CDS encoding cold-shock protein yields the protein MKQGTVKWFNSEKGFGFIEVDGGNDVFVHFSAIQGEGFKTLDEGQKVEFEVVDGNRGPQAANVTKL from the coding sequence ATGAAACAAGGTACAGTAAAATGGTTTAACTCAGAAAAAGGTTTTGGATTCATCGAAGTAGATGGCGGAAATGACGTATTCGTTCACTTCTCAGCTATCCAAGGCGAAGGTTTTAAAACTCTTGACGAAGGTCAAAAAGTGGAATTCGAAGTTGTAGATGGCAACCGCGGACCACAAGCTGCTAACGTAACTAAACTTTAA
- a CDS encoding DUF1033 family protein: MYKIIYMKADYEPWWQFDGWEACIISTTEYETEDGLDKALHIILENFRQAYDNEQSKNGHYFAFWSEDECEYCEACDEDAQIFHGIIVQKSANKSSISN, encoded by the coding sequence ATGTATAAGATTATTTATATGAAAGCAGATTATGAACCTTGGTGGCAATTTGACGGCTGGGAAGCATGTATAATTTCAACAACTGAATATGAAACTGAGGATGGTTTAGACAAGGCACTGCACATAATTTTAGAAAACTTCCGCCAAGCTTATGACAATGAACAATCAAAAAATGGGCATTATTTTGCATTTTGGTCCGAAGATGAATGTGAATATTGTGAGGCTTGTGATGAAGATGCCCAAATATTTCATGGCATTATTGTACAAAAGTCAGCCAATAAATCGTCAATTTCCAATTAA